TTTCAACAATAATTTTGAAGTTGTGAACTCTGTTTTATTGTTATTGGCTATTAAAATCAGTACATAATCAAGAAATTTGTTGATCTCATCTTTAACACTCCTGCAGTGCTTGTACCATCAAGAACCTAACCAATAAGACAGCCAGATGCCCTGTCTTAAAATCATTACTTTCAGTTAACCCAGGGTAATTCCAGATGAGCTCTGCTCGATCAAATATCTCCTCTCTGGTTTTTCTATTTAGCCAAATTATCATATTCAGTTTCCCAGTTCATCATTTTTATTAATGCAATTATTTTGCAAATCAAAATTTCTCTGTACAGGATTTCTTTGTAAATAAGTTGATTGCTAATAGTTTTCTAGGAAACATCAAATCCCTTTAAGCATCCCTATAAATTGGCCTCTTAACACACACTTGCTGTACCTGAACGTCCAACATTTTCAACAAAGCAAACAAGAAATAGGGAAGTTCAATAAACAGTTCTAGACTTCCCCGCAAATAACATCCACCAAAGCACATAAATCTAAAAAGGTAGATACCCTTTTTATCCCCTCAGAGCACTCATATCCTAAGACGGTACAATTAATCAAGAACTTAATCACCAAGAATTCGAGCATAAAAAACTGAAAGGTCCCCATGAATTGGGCAATTCAACATcataatcaattaattaaacaacataAGCGCCTCATTAGAGTAATTGGGAACTACTCACAGTTGGGTTCGTCAGGGGGATAGTTCTGATAATTCTCAGCTTGAATGATCTGCTTGAGATGTTTCCAGTGCCTTCCTCTAGCTTGACCCTTTGGATACTTTTCATACATCTGAACCCTCTTGAAATTCAGGTGAGTCGGCAACACAATCTCAGCTTCAACCACTTCTGCCTCCATCTGTACAAACTAAACTAATTGCCCTCATGGATAAAGGTTTTCAAGATTTATATCTGCACGGGCAGaacccaacccccccccccccccccccccctcagTTTAGGTCAATCCCGATTAGCAGCCAAGGAATTTTGACAATTTTCATTTATGGTTATTGTTTTGGCCCCCTAGAATTTTAGACAAATTTTATTGCCCCCCTTCATTTAACTTTTGCcttgggaaaatttttttttaacttc
This portion of the Coffea arabica cultivar ET-39 chromosome 2e, Coffea Arabica ET-39 HiFi, whole genome shotgun sequence genome encodes:
- the LOC113732415 gene encoding protein EIN6 ENHANCER isoform X2 codes for the protein MEAEVVEAEIVLPTHLNFKRVQMYEKYPKGQARGRHWKHLKQIIQAENYQNYPPDEPNYVNIESPPPMHPCKRICDITGFEPCSWHTELLMHLGVFYVRLANELRFSFSGC